In Humulus lupulus chromosome 6, drHumLupu1.1, whole genome shotgun sequence, a single genomic region encodes these proteins:
- the LOC133781632 gene encoding anthocyanidin 3-O-glucosyltransferase 2-like, with product MNKLEELIFIPLPGMGNLVPMVETAKTLVDRDQRLFITVLIMNLPSVAELAAYIDDLVATSATSEERIKFIDLSKLDGYDPSAESNPGMLKSLFIENQKPHVKNVVAELIRSKAGDPNSSRLAGFVVDMFCTVMMDVAAEFRVPAYVYYASGAAFLGLMFHFQALYDDDGVDPTEFEDDPVAEFAVPSFVEPVPATSLPKELVLKGRPPLLFYHTRKTREAKGILVNSFTELETHALRSLSAGYKAPPVYPVGPIIRFSSVRGTGGFADISKWLDDQPLSSVVFLCFGSKGSFRETQLKEIACALEHSGVRFLWSLRRYPPRDKKKNTVTYASPQEYSNPRDVLSSEFFDRTAERGKVIGWAPQAEVLAHPAIGGFVSHCGWNSTLESIWFGVPMVMWPLHAEQHLNAFELVKELRLAVEIKLDYKSYFYGEVSDDDDDGVVRWEEIESGIRRLMEHDSEIRKRVKELSEKSKRTVLKGGSSYSSMDLFINDVIGNCT from the coding sequence ATGGTGGAGACGGCCAAGACCCTGGTCGACCGAGACCAACGTCTCTTCATTACAGTTCTCATCATGAATCTTCCCTCTGTGGCGGAGCTCGCTGCATACATTGACGACCTCGTCGCCACCTCAGCCACATCGGAAGAACGAATCAAATTCATCGATCTTTCGAAGCTCGACGGCTACGACCCCTCGGCCGAGAGCAACCCCGGCATGTTGAAGAGCTTGTTCATCGAGAATCAAAAGCCTCACGTGAAAAACGTCGTAGCTGAGCTCATTAGATCGAAAGCAGGCGACCCCAACTCGTCAAGACTCGCTGGATTCGTCGTCGACATGTTCTGCACCGTAATGATGGACGTGGCGGCCGAGTTTCGGGTTCCGGCGTACGTGTACTACGCTTCTGGCGCTGCGTTTCTCGGCCTCATGTTCCATTTCCAAGCTCTTTACGATGATGATGGCGTAGACCCAACTGAGTTCGAGGACGATCCCGTTGCTGAGTTCGCGGTGCCGAGTTTCGTTGAGCCGGTTCCAGCCACGTCGTTGCCGAAAGAGCTGGTGTTGAAGGGCCGGCCTCCGTTGCTATTTTATCACACCAGAAAGACGAGGGAGGCTAAGGGTATACTTGTAAATTCGTTTACGGAGCTTGAAACTCACGCGCTTCGTTCTCTTTCCGCCGGTTATAAAGCTCCACCGGTGTACCCCGTAGGACCCATAATAAGGTTTTCATCAGTTCGTGGGACCGGCGGCTTTGCTGACATCAGCAAGTGGCTCGACGATCAACCTCTTTCGTCGGTAGTGTTCTTGTGTTTCGGGAGCAAGGGAAGCTTCCGTGAGACTCAGCTGAAAGAGATCGCCTGTGCGCTGGAGCATAGTGGGGTTAGATTCTTGTGGTCCCTACGTCGCTATCCACCGCGAGATAAGAAGAAAAATACAGTGACGTATGCATCTCCACAAGAATATTCCAATCCAAGGGACGTTTTGTCTTCGGAGTTTTTTGATCGTACGGCTGAAAGAGGAAAGGTCATAGGATGGGCCCCACAAGCGGAGGTGTTGGCTCACCCAGCAATCGGAGGGTTCGTGTCGCATTGTGGTTGGAATTCTACGTTAGAAAGTATATGGTTCGGGGTACCCATGGTCATGTGGCCACTCCATGCGGAGCAACATTTGAATGCGTTCGAGTTGGTGAAGGAGCTTAGATTAGCGGTTGAGATTAAGTTGGACTACAAGAGTTATTTTTATGGTGAAGtgagtgatgatgatgatgatggtgttgTGAGATGGGAAGAGATTGAGAGTGGGATAAGAAGGTTGATGGAGCATGATAGTGAAATAAGGAAGAGGGTAAAAGAGTTAAGTGAAAAGAGCAAAAGGACAGTTTTGAAGGGTGGGTCGAGTTACTCTTCTATGGACCTTTTTATCAATGATGTGATTGGTAATTGTACATGA
- the LOC133783775 gene encoding uncharacterized protein LOC133783775 isoform X1, which yields MNEKISSKLFSIFIDLFFMAPGRRGRHTTTEGGHFMRSTTQATKQFPLSPSSSSTMEPSTEDSSAFSCAPSSSEAEPCITTKSSKRGPTRGKGTIIAARVALGGKLFVTFNSDCRQAICTNAEKFNNEIGFVIRNHGTFTYKEWRLVPEEVRAPLRQYLLESFDINLCDKTTLKCIDEQMRKAWRGHKYKLHTYFKEIGGEKDVELANRKPHPELKVNQHRDWEILCDYWTSEKFQVIIQLILLLKFLWLILQILSCSSLVVFF from the exons atgaatgaaaaaattagtAGTAAACTATTTTCTATATTTATAGATTTGTTTTTCATGGCACCTGGACGACGAGGGAGACATACTACAACTGAGGGTGGTCATTTTATGCGCTCAACCACTCAAGCTACAAAGCAATTTCCACTTTCACCATCTTCGTCTTCTACAATGG aGCCTAGCACAGAAGATAGCAGTGCATTCTCTTGTGCACCTTCATCATCAGAAGCAG AGCCTTGTATCACCACAAAGTCTTCTAAACGAGGGCCTACTCGTGGTAAAGGGACTATCATAGCTGCTAGAGTTGCTCTGGGTGGCAAGTTATTTGTTACTTTTAATAGTGATTGTCGCCAAGCTATTTGTACAAATGCTGAAAAGTTTAACAATGAGATTGGATTTGTTATTCGTAATCATGGCACATTTACTTATAAAGAATGGAGGCTTGTGCCGGAGGAGGTGAGAGCGCCATTGAGACAATATCTTTTG GAAAGTTTTGACATCAATTTGTGTGATAAGACGACATTGAAATGCATTGATGAGCAGATGAGAAAGGCATGGAGAGGACACAAGTATAAGCTTCACACTTATTTCAAGGAGATTGGAGGAGAAAAAGATGTTGAGTTAGCTAATAGGAAGCCCCATCCAGAGTTAAAGGTTAATCAACATCGAGATTGGgagattttatgtgattattggACGTCAGAGAAATTTCAGGTAATTATACAACTTATTTTACTATTAAAATTTTTGTGGTTAATTCTCCAAATTCTCAGCTGCTCTTctcttgttgtttttttttaa
- the LOC133783775 gene encoding uncharacterized protein LOC133783775 isoform X2, translated as MAPGRRGRHTTTEGGHFMRSTTQATKQFPLSPSSSSTMEPSTEDSSAFSCAPSSSEAEPCITTKSSKRGPTRGKGTIIAARVALGGKLFVTFNSDCRQAICTNAEKFNNEIGFVIRNHGTFTYKEWRLVPEEVRAPLRQYLLESFDINLCDKTTLKCIDEQMRKAWRGHKYKLHTYFKEIGGEKDVELANRKPHPELKVNQHRDWEILCDYWTSEKFQVIIQLILLLKFLWLILQILSCSSLVVFF; from the exons ATGGCACCTGGACGACGAGGGAGACATACTACAACTGAGGGTGGTCATTTTATGCGCTCAACCACTCAAGCTACAAAGCAATTTCCACTTTCACCATCTTCGTCTTCTACAATGG aGCCTAGCACAGAAGATAGCAGTGCATTCTCTTGTGCACCTTCATCATCAGAAGCAG AGCCTTGTATCACCACAAAGTCTTCTAAACGAGGGCCTACTCGTGGTAAAGGGACTATCATAGCTGCTAGAGTTGCTCTGGGTGGCAAGTTATTTGTTACTTTTAATAGTGATTGTCGCCAAGCTATTTGTACAAATGCTGAAAAGTTTAACAATGAGATTGGATTTGTTATTCGTAATCATGGCACATTTACTTATAAAGAATGGAGGCTTGTGCCGGAGGAGGTGAGAGCGCCATTGAGACAATATCTTTTG GAAAGTTTTGACATCAATTTGTGTGATAAGACGACATTGAAATGCATTGATGAGCAGATGAGAAAGGCATGGAGAGGACACAAGTATAAGCTTCACACTTATTTCAAGGAGATTGGAGGAGAAAAAGATGTTGAGTTAGCTAATAGGAAGCCCCATCCAGAGTTAAAGGTTAATCAACATCGAGATTGGgagattttatgtgattattggACGTCAGAGAAATTTCAGGTAATTATACAACTTATTTTACTATTAAAATTTTTGTGGTTAATTCTCCAAATTCTCAGCTGCTCTTctcttgttgtttttttttaa